The Nostoc sp. 'Lobaria pulmonaria (5183) cyanobiont' genome window below encodes:
- a CDS encoding bifunctional nuclease family protein yields the protein MIEMKVAGIALDAITRSPIVLLKDSSDRRALPIYIGQEQARAIMGALENQKPPRPLTHDLIVNLLETWNMTLEKVIIHSLQKDTFYAALIVQQGEVKKEIDARPSDAIAIALRTNTPIWVMEEVIADASIPVDRDADEAEQQAFREFISNLRPEDLIKRFGNGDS from the coding sequence ATGATTGAAATGAAAGTTGCTGGCATAGCATTAGATGCCATAACCCGCAGTCCGATCGTTCTTTTGAAAGATTCTTCAGATCGGCGGGCTTTGCCAATTTACATCGGTCAGGAACAGGCTAGGGCAATTATGGGCGCACTGGAGAATCAGAAGCCTCCCAGACCCTTAACCCACGACCTGATTGTGAATCTTCTAGAGACTTGGAATATGACTCTAGAAAAGGTGATCATTCATTCCCTGCAAAAGGATACATTTTATGCAGCTTTAATTGTCCAGCAAGGCGAGGTCAAAAAGGAAATTGACGCGCGTCCTAGCGATGCGATCGCCATTGCCCTACGTACAAATACCCCCATCTGGGTAATGGAAGAAGTGATTGCCGATGCTTCCATCCCTGTTGATCGAGATGCAGATGAAGCCGAACAGCAAGCCTTCCGGGAATTTATTTCCAATCTCCGTCCTGAAGATTTGATCAAGCGCTTTGGTAATGGCGACAGTTAA
- a CDS encoding riboflavin synthase produces the protein MFTGLIQALGTMEPLGGDSWQITCVSQSGEVIMQDLAYGDSVAVDGVCLTVEQVLKDGFIVTASPETLRRTTLGGEQTQQRYVNLEASLKVGSKVGGHFVMGHVDGIGRLLVAEQTANSWEMTFIASEAIARYIVPKGSIAVNGISLTVAAYEPELSQFKVAVIPLTYSETNIRYLVAGSLVNLEGDILGKYVEKFLYSGNPHATPSDNNSIDGITPAFLAEHGYL, from the coding sequence GTGTTTACAGGATTAATCCAAGCATTAGGAACGATGGAACCCTTAGGGGGCGATTCTTGGCAAATTACTTGTGTAAGCCAGTCGGGTGAAGTAATTATGCAAGATTTGGCTTATGGTGACAGTGTTGCTGTAGATGGTGTTTGCCTGACAGTGGAACAAGTTTTAAAAGACGGGTTTATTGTCACTGCTTCACCAGAAACTCTACGCCGCACCACTCTAGGAGGTGAGCAAACGCAACAGAGATATGTCAATTTAGAAGCGTCGCTAAAGGTAGGCAGCAAAGTTGGCGGTCATTTTGTGATGGGTCATGTAGACGGCATCGGTCGATTGCTAGTGGCAGAACAAACGGCTAATTCTTGGGAAATGACCTTTATTGCATCCGAAGCGATCGCACGGTATATTGTCCCCAAAGGTAGCATTGCCGTCAATGGCATCAGCCTCACAGTCGCCGCTTATGAGCCAGAACTCTCCCAATTCAAAGTAGCGGTAATTCCCCTCACATACAGCGAGACAAATATTCGCTATTTGGTTGCTGGGAGTTTGGTAAATCTAGAAGGGGATATCCTCGGCAAATACGTCGAAAAATTCCTTTATTCTGGCAACCCACACGCTACACCCTCTGATAACAATAGTATAGATGGCATTACACCCGCATTCTTAGCAGAACACGGGTATTTGTAA
- a CDS encoding M23 family metallopeptidase codes for MTQRNNSAHHRLHYLWQQGLTKKRFASTLPAQSLCWLSSVSLLSGGFVFAQTEAQIDNIVPTVESSQPTAVTNPVKASTFKKQAVAPEAPQAQPEFSQRRARLRQRLRKPEVAQSKEPVRQSTPKIETAEPVVIIRQSKPKVETSQVTPIRVRQEKPNTPARYAPEKLPVVAQPSNNSNSPVSATAEKTKDYNNAYIDPNSYDNGATATYQAPNSVIVTERSSGCRAILPSGQSVLGGVCAKVPQRSVANSNGKPAPNWLRRSQNAQLPVVPPVRQIATTGNTSRWRAAESGSSGVVTKSAFRPNRFIPTPSEFSPTTVSAAPITPSGGTLPPPMADGNIAPRPSKVAYDFSLASVLPQIPYMGRVAYSGTGMMYPLSIPAPITSLFGWRIHPITGNQRFHAGTDLGAPTGTPVLAAAAGQVETANWVGGYGLTVILNHKSAEQTLYGHMSEILVQPGQRVQPGTVIGLVGSTGNSTGPHLHFEVRHLTQDGWVASDPGVELQSGLSQLVRGLQTAQVSQQPGS; via the coding sequence ATGACGCAGCGCAATAATTCTGCCCATCATCGTTTGCATTACCTATGGCAGCAAGGTCTAACAAAAAAACGTTTTGCCTCGACGCTACCAGCTCAGAGCCTCTGTTGGCTGAGTAGTGTTAGCCTCCTTAGCGGTGGCTTCGTGTTTGCCCAAACGGAAGCACAAATAGACAACATCGTTCCCACTGTTGAAAGTTCTCAGCCAACAGCCGTTACAAATCCAGTTAAAGCCTCAACTTTTAAAAAACAGGCTGTTGCGCCGGAAGCCCCTCAAGCGCAACCGGAATTTTCCCAACGGCGAGCCAGACTCAGACAGAGATTACGCAAGCCAGAGGTTGCTCAATCAAAAGAGCCAGTTAGGCAGTCTACACCCAAAATCGAAACTGCTGAACCTGTTGTGATTATCAGACAGTCAAAGCCTAAAGTAGAAACCTCTCAGGTTACTCCTATAAGGGTGAGACAGGAAAAACCCAATACCCCTGCCCGCTATGCACCTGAAAAACTTCCAGTAGTTGCTCAACCATCAAATAACTCCAACAGCCCTGTCAGTGCAACGGCGGAGAAAACCAAGGATTATAATAACGCCTATATCGATCCTAATAGTTATGACAATGGTGCAACAGCTACTTATCAAGCACCAAACTCTGTAATTGTTACAGAACGCTCCAGTGGTTGTCGAGCCATTTTGCCATCAGGGCAAAGTGTATTAGGCGGCGTTTGCGCCAAAGTACCCCAAAGGAGTGTAGCTAATTCTAATGGTAAACCAGCACCTAATTGGCTCAGAAGAAGTCAAAATGCCCAATTACCAGTAGTTCCACCCGTGCGGCAGATTGCAACTACTGGCAACACCAGTAGATGGCGTGCTGCTGAAAGTGGTTCTAGCGGTGTCGTCACCAAGAGCGCATTTCGCCCGAATCGGTTTATCCCGACTCCCAGCGAGTTCAGCCCAACAACAGTGAGTGCAGCTCCCATTACACCGAGTGGTGGGACTTTACCGCCACCAATGGCAGATGGTAACATTGCACCCCGCCCCAGCAAGGTAGCTTACGACTTCTCACTGGCATCAGTATTGCCGCAAATTCCCTACATGGGGAGAGTCGCCTATAGTGGTACAGGAATGATGTATCCACTATCTATTCCCGCTCCCATTACTTCTTTGTTTGGTTGGCGAATTCATCCAATCACAGGTAATCAACGCTTCCATGCTGGTACAGACTTGGGTGCGCCTACAGGAACACCAGTTTTGGCAGCTGCTGCGGGTCAAGTGGAAACTGCTAACTGGGTGGGTGGTTATGGTTTAACCGTTATCCTAAATCACAAATCTGCTGAACAAACTCTCTACGGTCACATGTCAGAAATTCTTGTTCAACCCGGTCAGAGGGTACAACCTGGAACTGTCATTGGTCTAGTTGGCAGCACCGGGAATTCCACAGGCCCTCACTTGCACTTTGAAGTTCGTCACCTGACACAAGATGGGTGGGTTGCTAGTGACCCAGGCGTGGAATTACAAAGTGGCCTCAGCCAGTTAGTGCGAGGCTTACAGACCGCTCAGGTAAGCCAGCAACCAGGCAGTTAA
- a CDS encoding biotin--[acetyl-CoA-carboxylase] ligase — MGFNLQNLEAALQAGRKYTYLPFSLHFFESVSSTNQTLWNLLNQGAISGTVVIATQQSAGRGQWGRQWISQAGGLYVSVAISFDHKIEATDSYQLTFATAWGIASQLRQCGIDVGIKWPNDLVLNGRKLGGILTETKVNKGQITQAVIGVGINWTNPVPESGINLESWQASQDSKPISCLEMLTSRVLLGIESGMECLDQEGVNILLSRYLDLLTNIGDRVYVNNLSGTVVGVTPQGNLRVDLETHDTKELITPEIYIEPGTISLGYHKSSV, encoded by the coding sequence GTGGGATTTAATCTGCAAAATTTGGAAGCAGCCTTGCAAGCAGGGCGTAAGTATACATATTTACCATTTTCCCTTCACTTTTTTGAAAGCGTCTCCTCAACCAACCAAACCCTCTGGAACTTACTCAACCAAGGTGCTATTTCAGGAACAGTAGTAATTGCAACTCAACAATCTGCTGGGCGGGGACAATGGGGACGCCAGTGGATTTCTCAGGCGGGGGGATTATATGTTTCCGTGGCGATTTCTTTCGACCATAAAATAGAGGCTACTGACAGCTATCAGCTAACTTTTGCGACTGCTTGGGGAATTGCGTCGCAATTGCGCCAATGCGGTATAGATGTTGGGATAAAATGGCCCAATGATTTAGTTTTAAATGGTCGCAAACTAGGCGGCATTTTGACAGAAACCAAAGTAAACAAAGGACAAATCACCCAAGCAGTAATTGGTGTTGGTATTAATTGGACAAACCCAGTACCAGAATCTGGAATCAATCTGGAATCGTGGCAAGCTTCCCAAGATAGTAAACCAATTTCTTGTCTGGAAATGTTAACCTCTAGAGTCTTGCTGGGAATAGAATCCGGTATGGAGTGCCTTGACCAAGAAGGAGTAAATATACTCTTGTCTCGCTATCTAGACTTGCTTACAAACATCGGCGATCGAGTCTACGTCAATAATCTTTCAGGTACAGTAGTTGGGGTGACTCCTCAAGGAAATTTACGAGTTGATTTAGAAACACATGATACAAAGGAATTAATTACACCGGAAATTTATATTGAACCCGGTACAATCAGTTTGGGATACCATAAATCTTCCGTTTAA
- the pgeF gene encoding peptidoglycan editing factor PgeF, producing MHTWHWHNWEGLPYLTCSILERWHHGFFTQQFWPRSPQVITEVLQPEASVYRLKQVHGNTVLTPQEVESFLSSVEDDFASADGLISEQPLQAVWVASADCTPVLIGDVQTGRVAALHAGWRGTAKKIVPLAIARLQSQGSKLDDLRIAMGPAIAGEVYQVSIEVAAEIGASIISDNDEEKIVTALHELANSPLQEDPNPGKVRLDVRRVNTLQLENLGISAEQIAIAPYCTFQTPEHFFSYRREKEKKVQWSGIVSGKR from the coding sequence ATGCACACTTGGCACTGGCACAATTGGGAAGGACTGCCCTATCTAACTTGTAGTATTCTGGAACGTTGGCATCACGGCTTCTTTACGCAGCAGTTTTGGCCGCGATCGCCACAAGTTATCACAGAAGTATTGCAACCAGAGGCATCAGTCTATCGCTTAAAGCAGGTTCATGGCAATACTGTTCTCACCCCCCAAGAAGTTGAAAGCTTCTTAAGCTCTGTTGAGGACGATTTCGCATCGGCAGATGGTTTAATTAGCGAACAGCCTCTACAAGCGGTTTGGGTAGCTAGCGCAGATTGTACACCCGTGCTAATTGGGGATGTGCAAACTGGACGGGTGGCAGCATTACACGCAGGCTGGCGGGGGACTGCTAAAAAGATTGTGCCCTTGGCGATCGCTCGATTACAATCTCAAGGCAGCAAACTTGATGATTTACGCATTGCAATGGGCCCAGCGATCGCTGGTGAGGTTTACCAAGTCTCTATTGAGGTGGCTGCCGAAATCGGGGCTAGTATTATATCAGATAATGACGAAGAAAAAATTGTAACGGCATTGCATGAACTAGCAAATTCACCTTTGCAAGAAGATCCAAATCCTGGAAAGGTACGGCTGGATGTGCGGCGAGTGAATACCTTACAACTGGAAAATTTGGGGATTAGTGCAGAACAAATTGCGATCGCACCTTATTGTACTTTCCAAACTCCAGAGCATTTTTTTTCTTATCGTCGCGAAAAAGAGAAAAAAGTTCAATGGTCAGGAATTGTTAGCGGTAAAAGGTAA
- a CDS encoding glycosyltransferase family 87 protein — translation MISFGFWNLIILILVAWVLKKNWRLDEEQVAWKNSLFLKSSVIQQLIKFFRKPIVNFIVQAGVVLVVTRFLCYTGWLVYFLNQPHPPLWDFKSYYVASELAHQHLSPFNVEIFNQSFCTLTKVCGFIPPFVYPPNIIPLVWFLGYFSINTAFTISIVMHILAIGLALWGANILLESKSPALRTICTISVALIYGLVRDLEVGNIAIFIAVLILWMFILARKNQDIPAGICLGLALCKPTLAALFILYFLLKKRFCLVFVSVVTITFLALLGLALTGNSLTQFLSDSTQGFSLWLKDPSVNPYISISRLDLMVVGPRLFPNNPFFAELLSNIIVLILVSCVGWYLYLQQSFTAWSKKIYLAEIALVSCLSISINYSQDTSSVMLIPAAVFLLNDLLYQIRHCKFSRKRMSVWLAGVCCVAMQTAVIHGWLIHSLAKHWKVKAGELPYFMKITIFALPSYAVLGITVSILVLAISSLRQKQIIKFESFNRVSI, via the coding sequence ATGATTAGCTTTGGCTTTTGGAACCTAATTATACTAATTTTAGTTGCTTGGGTTCTTAAAAAGAATTGGCGATTAGATGAGGAACAGGTAGCCTGGAAAAATTCTTTATTCTTAAAATCTTCTGTGATTCAACAGTTGATAAAATTTTTTCGTAAACCAATTGTTAACTTTATCGTCCAAGCAGGTGTTGTATTAGTCGTTACAAGATTCCTCTGTTATACAGGTTGGCTAGTTTATTTCTTAAATCAACCACATCCACCCTTATGGGATTTTAAGTCGTATTATGTGGCGAGTGAATTGGCTCATCAGCATTTGAGTCCCTTTAATGTCGAGATTTTTAACCAAAGTTTCTGTACCCTAACTAAGGTGTGTGGGTTTATTCCACCGTTTGTCTATCCACCTAATATTATTCCTCTGGTCTGGTTTCTCGGTTATTTTTCGATCAATACTGCATTTACAATCTCGATTGTGATGCATATATTAGCAATCGGTTTGGCCTTATGGGGAGCGAATATCCTGCTGGAGTCAAAGTCGCCAGCTTTGAGAACTATTTGTACAATCTCAGTTGCCTTGATTTATGGCTTAGTTCGCGATTTGGAAGTTGGTAATATTGCTATTTTTATTGCAGTTCTGATCTTATGGATGTTTATCTTGGCTAGAAAAAATCAAGATATTCCAGCAGGAATTTGCTTGGGACTTGCCCTTTGTAAACCAACATTAGCTGCATTATTCATTTTGTATTTTCTACTTAAAAAACGGTTTTGTCTAGTTTTTGTATCTGTTGTCACAATCACTTTTCTAGCACTTTTAGGTCTAGCTTTGACGGGCAATTCTTTGACACAATTCCTGTCAGATTCTACTCAGGGATTCTCACTCTGGCTAAAAGATCCATCAGTTAACCCTTATATTTCGATCAGTCGTCTCGATTTGATGGTTGTGGGTCCAAGATTATTCCCTAATAACCCATTCTTTGCCGAGCTTTTGTCAAATATAATTGTTCTGATACTTGTTAGTTGTGTCGGTTGGTATTTGTATCTACAACAATCTTTTACAGCTTGGTCAAAAAAAATCTATTTAGCAGAAATAGCATTAGTTTCTTGCTTGAGTATTAGCATCAACTATTCACAGGACACTAGTTCTGTGATGTTAATACCTGCTGCTGTTTTTTTGCTAAATGATTTGCTGTATCAGATCAGACATTGTAAATTCTCTAGGAAAAGAATGTCTGTTTGGTTAGCAGGAGTTTGCTGTGTTGCAATGCAAACAGCAGTTATTCATGGCTGGCTCATCCACTCTCTAGCAAAGCACTGGAAGGTGAAAGCAGGGGAATTGCCATACTTTATGAAAATAACTATTTTCGCCCTACCGAGTTATGCCGTTTTAGGAATCACCGTAAGTATTTTAGTTTTAGCAATTAGTTCCCTTCGTCAAAAACAGATTATAAAATTTGAATCATTTAATCGGGTGTCAATATAA
- the csaB gene encoding polysaccharide pyruvyl transferase CsaB, giving the protein MRALLSGYYGKGNGGDEALLATLLQMLPPDVTPVVLSGNPEGTRDRYNVETYDRMAPLAVLQALRSCDALIWGGGSLIQDVTSAISPFYYGGLMALAQKMGLKTVAWAQGIGPLVRPQTRWLARQTFANCTKISVRDRASAALLSDWQIPCIIAPDPVWALESKPVPGLWDLPAPRVAVTLRSHPQLTETRLANLTRALVDFQKATQAFILLLPFQKSEDLSIAEAIQPHLKDVSKILCLEDPQLLKGVFRGVEMAIGMRLHSLIMAASVGCRCFALSYDPKVNRLMEDLEMPGWDLASLPDDPNLISLTWMEHYANGDPLSPEQIQSLVDRALMHRELLSHALCNK; this is encoded by the coding sequence ATGCGGGCATTATTGTCTGGGTATTACGGTAAAGGTAATGGTGGTGACGAAGCTTTGTTAGCAACGCTTTTGCAAATGTTACCACCTGATGTAACGCCTGTGGTGCTTTCTGGTAATCCAGAGGGAACGCGCGATCGCTACAATGTAGAAACCTACGATCGCATGGCTCCCTTAGCTGTACTACAAGCTTTACGCTCATGTGATGCCTTGATTTGGGGCGGCGGGAGTCTGATTCAAGATGTTACCAGCGCTATCAGCCCATTTTATTATGGAGGACTGATGGCATTGGCGCAGAAAATGGGTTTGAAAACTGTTGCTTGGGCGCAGGGTATTGGCCCGTTAGTGCGCCCGCAAACTCGTTGGTTGGCACGGCAAACCTTTGCTAATTGTACCAAAATTAGTGTCCGCGATCGCGCCAGTGCTGCTTTATTATCTGATTGGCAAATTCCTTGTATTATAGCTCCTGACCCGGTTTGGGCGTTGGAGTCGAAACCAGTACCAGGACTTTGGGATTTACCTGCGCCAAGAGTTGCGGTAACGTTGCGATCGCATCCCCAACTTACAGAAACACGTCTGGCAAATTTAACCCGTGCTTTGGTTGACTTTCAAAAAGCTACGCAGGCTTTTATTTTACTACTGCCGTTTCAAAAAAGCGAAGATTTAAGTATTGCCGAAGCCATTCAACCACACCTTAAAGATGTCAGCAAAATTTTGTGTTTGGAAGACCCGCAACTTTTGAAAGGTGTGTTTCGCGGTGTCGAGATGGCAATTGGGATGCGTCTGCACAGCTTGATTATGGCTGCATCTGTTGGTTGTCGCTGCTTTGCTCTCAGTTATGACCCTAAGGTAAATCGTCTGATGGAAGACTTGGAAATGCCTGGGTGGGATTTAGCGAGTTTACCCGATGACCCCAACTTGATTAGTCTGACTTGGATGGAGCATTACGCTAATGGCGATCCGTTATCACCAGAGCAAATACAATCTTTAGTAGATAGAGCATTAATGCACCGCGAGTTATTGAGCCACGCTTTATGTAATAAGTAA